The following proteins come from a genomic window of Pyxidicoccus sp. MSG2:
- a CDS encoding VIT domain-containing protein, with translation MHLTRFSTAVLLTCLVVAGCNRGSTSTPPATPEPETPARAALTPPFEKAGLVAPTTAPGQPDPGVVDLAELRDSVADPQVLSEEQIAKLLRSGEELEEQRLRAALSEREREEQRRNAALSERERQERLQARAATNDALERDEGEVRDDAEPMAVAAPPPPPRAAAAPAAEPVEEVVEGGVVGGVVGGVVGGSLGGVVAERPGSAGEAQPRELQQKRREIIQIIKGGSAGGSAAKPSKASADAAEDLPTPVLPKVEAAPRAAKVLVMDESGRYQPLKTRAIRVVTYIQGARARTVVDHLFENDTNRNLEGTFYYPLPGGAAVAGFALYSGSVSVNTPSLFQSSDLLPPLGDDSARVEELGAAAPPSPKGAKRSWGERQEARVVEQKRAREVYEEIVRRNVDPALLEWAGASTFSARVFPLPPKSLKRVVIAYEQTLLFDGKNLRYTWPLPAGAGKDVQVSARLHVDPRQADSVTVQPETSAPRTLGPWRTYDFAKLQGDGALAAALTPKRAEADVLVGRDVAGLPGQAFHARVRLPARLTSEAEGPPTGRAVLVVDTSLSIEDGNAWALQAATLRALLEKDTTLQEYAILLFDVRPRWLHGTGWRTNDAGHRKETFAELERIFLEGASHVDGVLAELDRASGEWLKPAQPGGKVTAFLLSDGNVTWGQSNVESLISRHSSAESLRWVTYRFGEAAVNAELFDSLARASGGRVVNVLSGSEVEAAARAHRAAAVVLERVEVKGAAVKDLVVAGRPHLVFPGQELQVAGRLPEDGAAELVVVTRANGEERVLRVPLPRDEDSPFAPRAWAELFVARLVSLDDERLDRMAVALSQHYRLANARASMLVLESEADYTRYAIRDERVELNDLEALRRKEEDQRRDKLQGIALDEVQKSGQDVVRVLTEKRTALSAMLKRQPLREDPYAGGEERLQAELAYRQARRANKDDVMVYEAVARKRAFSGDTWGAVRALSSPVELRPKDAEALRLVGYGLLAMGQFPAAAELFEHVRLNRPFEGQAFLEEALALDAAGRYAEAARNYEIVLARGWARHTSELRVVASYHYARMLWSLARHPRAEGAAEVLRARLRELSEKPGKYDDEDMTGLISVSPIDYQLTTHWNSDSTDIDLWVIEPNGEKCFYQHKETRLGGKLFWDITDGLGPELYHSRKAAPGPYHVVVHYYGNRSSRFVVPTALLLVSDRGVFGEADSNRRRFQLRILPKDNARLLLRREELVASSKDAVSTPSPQ, from the coding sequence ATGCACCTCACGCGCTTCTCTACCGCCGTGCTGCTGACGTGCCTCGTCGTGGCGGGCTGCAACCGCGGTTCGACCTCGACGCCTCCCGCCACGCCGGAACCGGAGACACCTGCCCGGGCCGCGCTGACGCCCCCCTTCGAGAAGGCCGGGCTCGTGGCGCCCACCACGGCGCCAGGCCAGCCCGACCCGGGCGTGGTCGACCTCGCGGAGCTGCGCGACTCCGTGGCCGACCCGCAGGTGCTCAGCGAGGAGCAGATCGCGAAGCTGCTCCGCTCCGGGGAGGAGCTCGAGGAGCAGCGGCTCCGCGCCGCGCTCTCCGAACGGGAGCGCGAGGAGCAGCGGCGCAACGCCGCGCTCTCCGAGCGGGAGCGGCAGGAGCGGCTCCAGGCGCGCGCCGCGACCAACGACGCGCTGGAGCGCGATGAGGGCGAGGTCCGGGACGATGCCGAGCCCATGGCCGTGGCCGCCCCGCCCCCGCCCCCTCGCGCGGCCGCGGCACCCGCCGCGGAACCCGTCGAGGAAGTCGTCGAAGGCGGAGTCGTCGGTGGCGTGGTGGGCGGCGTCGTGGGGGGCTCGCTCGGCGGAGTGGTGGCGGAACGGCCCGGCTCCGCGGGCGAGGCGCAGCCCCGGGAGCTCCAGCAGAAGCGCCGTGAAATCATCCAGATCATCAAGGGTGGGAGTGCGGGCGGCTCCGCGGCCAAGCCGTCGAAGGCCTCTGCTGACGCGGCCGAGGACCTCCCCACCCCGGTGCTGCCCAAGGTGGAGGCGGCGCCCCGCGCGGCGAAGGTGCTCGTCATGGACGAGTCCGGCCGCTACCAGCCCCTCAAGACGCGTGCCATCCGCGTGGTGACATACATCCAGGGCGCCCGCGCCCGCACCGTGGTGGACCACCTCTTCGAGAACGACACGAACCGCAACCTCGAAGGCACCTTCTACTACCCGCTCCCCGGCGGCGCGGCCGTGGCCGGCTTCGCGCTCTACTCCGGCTCGGTCTCCGTCAACACGCCTTCCCTCTTCCAGTCCTCGGACCTGCTGCCGCCACTGGGGGACGACTCGGCGCGAGTGGAAGAACTGGGAGCCGCCGCGCCTCCCAGCCCGAAGGGGGCGAAGCGCTCCTGGGGCGAGCGCCAGGAGGCCCGCGTCGTCGAGCAGAAGCGCGCCCGGGAAGTCTACGAGGAGATTGTCCGCCGCAACGTGGACCCGGCGCTGCTGGAGTGGGCGGGCGCCTCCACCTTCAGCGCCCGCGTCTTCCCCCTGCCGCCGAAGTCCCTCAAGCGCGTGGTCATCGCGTACGAGCAGACGCTCCTCTTCGACGGGAAGAACCTGCGCTACACGTGGCCGCTGCCCGCGGGCGCAGGCAAGGACGTCCAGGTGTCCGCGCGCCTCCACGTGGACCCGCGCCAGGCGGACTCGGTGACGGTGCAACCCGAGACGTCCGCGCCGCGCACCCTGGGCCCGTGGCGGACGTATGACTTCGCGAAGCTGCAAGGGGACGGCGCGCTCGCGGCGGCGCTCACCCCGAAGCGCGCGGAGGCGGATGTGCTCGTGGGCCGAGACGTGGCGGGCCTGCCGGGCCAGGCGTTCCATGCGCGCGTGCGGCTGCCGGCGCGGCTCACCTCGGAGGCGGAAGGGCCTCCCACCGGACGCGCGGTGCTGGTGGTGGACACCTCGCTGTCCATCGAGGACGGCAACGCGTGGGCACTCCAGGCGGCCACCCTTCGCGCCCTGCTGGAGAAGGACACGACGCTCCAGGAGTACGCCATCCTCCTCTTCGACGTGCGCCCGCGCTGGCTGCATGGGACGGGCTGGCGCACCAACGACGCCGGGCACCGGAAGGAGACCTTCGCCGAGCTGGAGCGCATCTTCCTCGAGGGCGCCTCCCACGTGGACGGCGTGCTGGCGGAACTGGACCGCGCCAGCGGCGAGTGGCTGAAGCCCGCGCAGCCCGGCGGGAAGGTGACGGCGTTCCTCCTGTCGGATGGCAACGTCACCTGGGGGCAGAGCAACGTGGAGTCGCTCATCTCCCGGCACTCCAGCGCGGAGTCGCTGCGCTGGGTGACGTACCGCTTCGGAGAGGCCGCGGTGAACGCCGAGCTGTTCGACTCGCTGGCCCGCGCCAGCGGTGGCCGCGTGGTGAACGTGCTCTCGGGCTCCGAGGTGGAGGCCGCGGCCCGGGCGCACCGTGCCGCCGCCGTGGTGCTGGAGCGCGTGGAGGTGAAGGGCGCGGCGGTGAAGGACCTGGTGGTCGCGGGACGGCCGCACCTCGTCTTCCCCGGGCAGGAGCTGCAGGTGGCCGGGCGGCTCCCCGAGGACGGCGCCGCCGAGCTGGTGGTGGTGACGCGCGCCAATGGCGAGGAGCGCGTCCTGCGCGTTCCCCTGCCCCGGGATGAAGACAGCCCCTTCGCCCCGCGCGCGTGGGCGGAGCTGTTCGTCGCACGGCTGGTGTCCCTGGACGACGAGCGGCTGGACCGGATGGCGGTGGCGCTCAGCCAGCACTACCGGCTGGCCAATGCCCGCGCGTCCATGCTCGTGCTGGAGTCCGAGGCCGACTACACGCGCTACGCCATCCGCGACGAGCGCGTGGAGCTGAACGATTTGGAAGCCCTGCGCCGGAAGGAGGAGGACCAGCGGCGGGACAAGCTCCAGGGGATTGCCCTGGATGAGGTGCAGAAGTCGGGGCAGGACGTCGTGCGCGTGCTGACGGAGAAGCGGACGGCGCTGTCCGCGATGCTGAAACGCCAGCCCTTGCGCGAGGACCCCTACGCCGGCGGCGAGGAGCGGCTCCAGGCGGAGCTGGCGTACCGGCAGGCCCGCCGCGCCAACAAGGATGACGTCATGGTGTACGAGGCGGTGGCGCGCAAGCGGGCCTTCTCGGGTGACACGTGGGGCGCGGTGCGGGCGCTGTCGTCTCCGGTGGAGCTGCGCCCGAAGGACGCCGAGGCGCTGCGGCTGGTGGGCTACGGACTGCTGGCGATGGGGCAGTTCCCCGCGGCCGCGGAGCTGTTCGAGCACGTGCGGCTCAACCGCCCGTTCGAGGGGCAGGCCTTCCTGGAGGAGGCGCTCGCGCTGGACGCGGCGGGCCGGTACGCGGAGGCGGCGCGGAACTACGAAATCGTCCTTGCCCGCGGCTGGGCGCGGCACACGTCCGAGCTGCGCGTCGTGGCGTCGTACCACTACGCGCGGATGCTGTGGTCGCTGGCCCGCCACCCGCGCGCGGAGGGCGCGGCCGAGGTGCTGCGGGCGCGGCTCAGGGAGCTGTCCGAGAAGCCGGGGAAGTATGACGACGAAGACATGACCGGGCTCATCTCCGTGTCCCCCATCGACTACCAGCTCACGACGCACTGGAACTCGGACAGCACGGACATCGACCTGTGGGTCATCGAGCCGAACGGCGAGAAATGCTTCTACCAGCACAAGGAGACGCGGCTGGGCGGGAAGCTCTTCTGGGACATCACGGATGGCCTGGGGCCGGAGCTGTACCACTCGCGCAAGGCGGCGCCGGGGCCGTACCACGTGGTGGTGCACTACTACGGCAACCGTTCTTCACGGTTCGTGGTGCCCACGGCGCTGTTGCTGGTGAGTGACCGGGGCGTGTTCGGTGAAGCGGACTCGAACCGGCGGCGCTTCCAGCTCCGCATCCTGCCGAAGGACAACGCGCGCCTGCTGCTGCGCCGCGAGGAACTGGTGGCGAGCTCGAAGGACGCGGTGTCCACGCCGTCCCCGCAGTGA
- a CDS encoding glycoside hydrolase family 15 protein yields MSTLSISDYALLSDCRTAALVSRMGSVDWLCFPRFDGPSVFARLLDAKAGHFSLRPEGEARATRRYREQTLVLETTFHTPTGTVVLRDALAMGSHERGHELGRASPGVLLRHVTCTRGEVTLALELGARPEYGLISPSLRQKDGGVECRGGAEALLLASAVPLRLEGSDVRATFTLRAGESTGFAVQHQLTWSEPVALWTQEKIARRLEDTTETWRSWSDAHQGYEGPWRELVHHSGRVLQGLTFQPTGAVIAAPTTSLPEELGGVRNWDYRYTWLRDASFTLDALWVAACPDEAERYFQFLAEAAQSQLASGQELQAMFGVGGEHDLTERTLCHLSGWRGSAPVRVGNDAWKQRQLDVYGELLGSAHRLEDLLDKTDGAFRRFLVDAAEMAAKRWKQKDQGLWEMRCEPRHFVHSKLMCWVALDRAVRLAERLEAGDRVERWRRTRDDIRRALLEEGWNEDVGAFTQAFGSDVLDAACLMIPIVGFLPADDPRVRSTVRAIQTHLTDRNGLVHRYRMDDGVEGGEGAFLLCTFWLAQVQAMAGELEAATVTFTRAASFANDVGLLAEEVDEERRVVLGNYPQAFSHVGLVNAAWAISQARARPGRPDDSTEAATAAG; encoded by the coding sequence ATGAGCACGCTCTCCATCAGCGACTACGCCCTGCTGTCGGACTGCCGCACGGCGGCCCTGGTGAGCCGGATGGGCTCGGTGGACTGGCTCTGCTTCCCCCGCTTCGACGGGCCCTCCGTCTTCGCCCGGCTCCTCGACGCGAAGGCGGGTCACTTCTCGCTGCGCCCCGAGGGCGAGGCCCGCGCCACGCGCCGCTACCGCGAGCAGACGCTCGTGCTGGAGACCACCTTCCATACGCCGACGGGCACGGTGGTGCTGCGGGACGCCCTGGCGATGGGCAGCCACGAGCGCGGGCACGAGCTGGGCCGCGCCTCGCCCGGTGTGTTGCTGCGCCATGTCACGTGTACTCGAGGCGAAGTCACGCTCGCGCTCGAGCTGGGCGCCAGGCCGGAGTACGGGCTCATCTCCCCGTCCCTTCGCCAGAAGGACGGCGGTGTGGAGTGCCGGGGTGGGGCGGAGGCGCTGCTATTGGCCTCGGCGGTGCCGCTGCGTCTGGAAGGCTCGGACGTCCGGGCGACCTTCACCCTGCGCGCTGGCGAGTCCACCGGCTTCGCGGTGCAGCACCAGCTCACCTGGTCGGAGCCGGTGGCGCTGTGGACGCAGGAGAAGATTGCCCGCCGTCTGGAGGACACGACGGAGACCTGGCGCTCCTGGTCCGACGCGCACCAGGGCTACGAGGGCCCGTGGCGCGAGCTCGTCCACCACAGCGGCCGCGTGCTGCAAGGGCTCACCTTCCAGCCCACGGGCGCCGTCATCGCCGCGCCCACCACGTCACTGCCGGAGGAGCTGGGCGGCGTGCGCAACTGGGACTACCGCTATACGTGGCTGCGCGATGCCAGCTTCACCCTGGACGCGCTCTGGGTGGCGGCCTGTCCGGACGAGGCGGAGCGCTACTTCCAGTTCCTCGCGGAGGCGGCGCAGTCGCAGCTCGCCAGCGGGCAGGAACTGCAGGCCATGTTCGGCGTCGGCGGCGAGCACGACCTCACCGAGCGCACGTTGTGTCACCTCTCCGGCTGGCGCGGCAGCGCGCCGGTGCGCGTGGGCAACGACGCCTGGAAGCAACGCCAGCTCGACGTCTACGGCGAGCTGCTGGGCTCCGCGCACCGGCTGGAGGACCTGCTGGACAAGACGGACGGCGCCTTCCGCCGCTTCCTGGTGGACGCCGCGGAGATGGCGGCGAAGCGCTGGAAGCAGAAGGACCAGGGCCTCTGGGAGATGCGCTGCGAGCCACGCCACTTCGTCCACTCGAAGCTGATGTGCTGGGTGGCGTTGGACAGGGCCGTCCGCCTGGCGGAGCGACTGGAAGCCGGGGACCGCGTGGAGCGCTGGCGCCGCACGCGCGACGACATCCGCCGGGCGCTGCTGGAGGAGGGCTGGAACGAGGACGTGGGCGCCTTCACGCAGGCCTTTGGCTCGGACGTCCTGGACGCCGCGTGCCTGATGATTCCCATCGTCGGCTTCCTGCCCGCGGATGACCCTCGGGTGCGCTCCACCGTGCGGGCCATCCAGACGCACCTCACGGACCGCAACGGGCTCGTCCACCGCTACCGCATGGACGACGGGGTGGAGGGCGGGGAGGGCGCATTCCTCCTGTGCACCTTCTGGCTCGCGCAGGTGCAGGCGATGGCGGGCGAGCTGGAGGCGGCCACCGTCACCTTCACCCGCGCCGCGTCCTTCGCCAACGACGTGGGCCTGCTGGCCGAAGAGGTGGACGAGGAGCGGCGCGTGGTGCTCGGCAACTACCCGCAGGCCTTCAGCCACGTGGGGCTGGTGAACGCGGCCTGGGCCATCTCCCAGGCGCGTGCGCGCCCCGGCCGACCCGACGACTCGACCGAGGCGGCGACCGCCGCGGGCTGA
- a CDS encoding alpha/beta hydrolase family protein, with the protein MRSFLFALVTLLTACASSPQPQPPPEAPPTATAPDATTPAGATGMPGAVPVDGAQASAGPATSGGPAPADAEVKPEKVAPDVPTGADAARIAELGRKVTPLVDAFVNLEPQLTRDGKQALFISSRDGLPQVYVADARRPDAPAKRLFEWGERVSQLTTTPDGRSLVFLSDTGADENWSIWKVGLDGSAPVELTAGEKLNRDNALVPDLAPDTVYFSGRPMNEAQTTLYAVPVSGGASRVVYREDLPGFLTDVSRDGKAGLYVRYPSRSENYLLRVDLASGQTRPLYPREGKVAVFDARFSPDGKTVYVATDGGGEQAWLLALDAESGEEKARYVETAPATAQINSVEVSKVGGLVGLSLGAGNRSELRLLDARTLKSRARIAMPLGQGSLGRFSEDGRRLTAQWSTPTAPTDVWVVDTKTGKVSPLRREPRTSLKEVPAMDVSITSVRAHDGLELPVNVYLPKQRTGKLPVIVSYHGGPSGTSQIRWSPMTAFFLSQGYAWVEPNVRGSDGFGRAFEEGDNGPARPAAFKDIEATGRWAASQPWADPDRVIIFGGSYGGYTVLVGLTRMPDLWRAGVDLFGVADLKTFMATTSGFIREIFLVEFGDPDKDAAFLESISPLKDVDRIVDPLFVYAGANDPRVPRSESDLIVRALRERKVPVEYMVADNEGHSLARKENLIEFLSRAARFLEAHAAPAGKVGAR; encoded by the coding sequence ATGCGCTCCTTCCTGTTCGCACTCGTCACGCTGCTGACCGCCTGCGCGAGCTCGCCGCAGCCCCAGCCGCCGCCGGAAGCCCCTCCCACCGCCACCGCGCCGGACGCCACCACCCCGGCCGGCGCGACGGGCATGCCGGGTGCCGTCCCCGTTGACGGCGCGCAGGCCAGCGCGGGGCCCGCGACGTCCGGGGGCCCCGCTCCCGCGGACGCGGAGGTGAAACCGGAGAAGGTGGCGCCGGACGTTCCCACCGGCGCGGACGCGGCGCGCATCGCCGAATTGGGGCGCAAGGTGACGCCGCTGGTGGACGCCTTCGTCAACCTGGAGCCCCAGCTCACCCGTGACGGCAAGCAGGCCCTCTTCATCTCCAGCCGCGACGGCCTGCCCCAGGTCTACGTGGCCGACGCCCGGCGCCCCGACGCGCCCGCGAAGCGCCTCTTCGAGTGGGGCGAGCGCGTGTCGCAGCTCACGACGACGCCGGATGGCCGCTCGCTGGTGTTCCTCTCCGACACCGGCGCCGACGAGAACTGGTCCATCTGGAAGGTGGGACTGGACGGCTCCGCGCCGGTGGAGCTCACCGCGGGCGAGAAGCTCAACCGCGACAACGCGCTCGTGCCCGACCTGGCGCCGGACACCGTGTACTTCAGCGGGCGGCCCATGAACGAGGCACAGACCACGCTGTACGCGGTGCCCGTCTCCGGGGGCGCGTCCCGAGTGGTGTACCGCGAGGACCTGCCGGGCTTCCTCACCGACGTGAGCCGCGACGGCAAAGCGGGCCTCTACGTGCGCTACCCGTCGCGCTCGGAGAACTACCTCCTGCGCGTGGACCTCGCGTCCGGCCAGACGCGGCCGCTCTACCCGCGCGAGGGCAAGGTGGCCGTCTTCGACGCCCGCTTCTCTCCAGACGGGAAGACGGTGTACGTGGCCACCGACGGCGGCGGTGAGCAGGCGTGGCTGCTGGCGCTCGACGCGGAGAGCGGCGAGGAGAAGGCGCGGTACGTGGAGACGGCCCCCGCCACCGCGCAAATCAACAGCGTCGAGGTCTCCAAGGTGGGCGGCCTGGTCGGCCTCTCGCTCGGAGCAGGCAACCGGAGCGAGCTCCGGCTGCTGGATGCGCGCACGCTGAAGTCCCGTGCCCGCATCGCCATGCCTCTGGGCCAGGGCAGCCTGGGCCGGTTCTCCGAGGACGGCCGGCGCCTCACCGCCCAGTGGTCCACGCCCACGGCGCCCACCGACGTCTGGGTGGTGGACACGAAGACGGGCAAGGTGTCACCGCTGCGCCGTGAGCCGCGCACGTCCCTGAAGGAGGTGCCCGCCATGGACGTGAGCATCACCTCCGTCCGCGCGCACGACGGGTTGGAGCTGCCCGTCAACGTCTACCTGCCGAAGCAGCGCACCGGGAAGCTGCCGGTCATCGTCAGCTATCACGGTGGGCCTTCCGGAACCTCGCAGATTCGCTGGTCGCCGATGACTGCGTTCTTCCTGTCACAGGGTTACGCCTGGGTGGAGCCGAACGTGCGCGGCTCCGACGGCTTCGGGCGTGCGTTCGAGGAGGGAGACAACGGGCCGGCGCGCCCGGCGGCGTTCAAGGACATCGAGGCCACCGGCCGGTGGGCGGCGTCCCAGCCCTGGGCGGACCCGGACCGCGTCATCATCTTCGGCGGCAGCTATGGCGGCTACACCGTGCTGGTGGGGCTCACCCGCATGCCTGATTTGTGGCGCGCGGGCGTGGACCTGTTCGGCGTGGCGGACCTGAAGACGTTCATGGCCACGACCAGTGGCTTCATCCGCGAAATCTTCCTGGTGGAGTTCGGCGACCCGGACAAGGACGCCGCCTTCCTGGAGTCCATCTCCCCGCTCAAGGACGTGGACCGCATCGTCGACCCGCTCTTCGTCTACGCAGGCGCCAATGACCCGCGCGTGCCGCGCAGCGAGTCGGACCTCATCGTCCGCGCCCTGCGCGAGCGCAAGGTGCCCGTCGAGTACATGGTGGCCGACAACGAGGGACACTCGCTCGCGCGGAAGGAGAACCTCATCGAGTTCCTCTCCCGCGCGGCCCGCTTCCTGGAGGCCCATGCGGCACCCGCCGGAAAGGTGGGCGCGAGGTAG
- a CDS encoding MFS transporter: MEERASGAPRPRGGWRFGLRALSSRNYRLFFVGQSVSLIGTWLTRVATAWLVYRLTGSALLLGVIGFCGQIPTFLLGPLAGVLVDRWNRHRVLVVTQVLAMLQSLVLAVLALSGHIAVWHVGALMVFQGLINAFDMPARQSFVVEMVEDRADLPNAIALNSSIFNGARLLGPSVAGALIAVLGEGGCFLIDAFSYLAVIASLLAMRITPRTRTQGPQHVLTELKEGFQHAFHFPPIRTLLGLIAVVSLMGMPLTTLMPVMASQVLHGGPNTLGFLMAASGLGALTGALFLASRRSVRGLGGVIFTTTLLFGAGLLAFSASRHLALSMVTMVLCGFGMMVTTASSNTVLQTIVEERMRGRVMSFYAMAFMGTAPFGSLLAGVLATHLGAPRTLAIGGAMCLLGAAWFRMKLPGLRAHVRPIYQRLGIIPEVATGMDIAAERTGPRES; encoded by the coding sequence ATGGAGGAGCGAGCATCCGGGGCGCCGCGCCCACGCGGAGGGTGGAGGTTCGGGCTCCGGGCCCTGAGCTCCCGCAACTACCGGCTCTTCTTCGTGGGGCAGAGCGTGTCGCTCATCGGCACGTGGCTCACGCGGGTGGCGACCGCCTGGCTGGTGTACCGGCTCACCGGGTCGGCGCTGCTGCTGGGGGTCATCGGCTTCTGCGGGCAGATTCCCACCTTCCTCCTGGGCCCCCTCGCGGGCGTCCTGGTGGACCGGTGGAACCGGCACCGGGTGCTGGTGGTGACGCAGGTGCTGGCAATGCTCCAGTCGCTCGTGCTCGCGGTGCTCGCGCTCAGCGGCCACATCGCCGTGTGGCACGTCGGCGCGCTGATGGTGTTCCAGGGGCTCATCAACGCCTTCGACATGCCGGCGCGGCAGTCCTTCGTGGTGGAGATGGTGGAGGACCGCGCGGACCTGCCCAACGCCATCGCCCTCAACTCGTCCATCTTCAACGGGGCGCGACTGCTGGGCCCGTCCGTGGCCGGCGCGCTCATCGCCGTCCTGGGAGAGGGCGGCTGCTTCCTCATCGACGCGTTCAGCTACCTGGCGGTGATTGCCTCACTGCTGGCCATGCGCATCACCCCGCGCACCCGCACGCAGGGCCCGCAGCACGTCCTCACGGAGTTGAAGGAGGGCTTCCAGCACGCCTTCCACTTCCCGCCCATCCGCACCCTGCTGGGGCTCATCGCCGTGGTGAGCCTGATGGGGATGCCCCTCACCACGCTGATGCCGGTGATGGCGTCCCAGGTGCTGCACGGCGGGCCCAACACGCTGGGCTTCCTGATGGCCGCGTCCGGACTGGGCGCGCTGACGGGCGCGCTGTTCCTGGCCTCCCGGCGCTCCGTGCGCGGGCTGGGCGGCGTCATCTTCACCACCACCCTGCTCTTCGGCGCGGGGCTGCTGGCGTTCTCAGCTTCGCGGCACCTGGCCCTGTCGATGGTGACCATGGTGCTCTGCGGCTTCGGGATGATGGTGACGACGGCGTCCAGCAACACCGTGCTGCAGACCATCGTCGAGGAGCGGATGCGCGGCCGGGTGATGAGCTTCTACGCCATGGCCTTCATGGGCACCGCGCCCTTCGGGAGCCTGCTGGCGGGCGTGCTGGCCACGCACCTGGGCGCGCCGCGGACGCTCGCCATCGGCGGCGCCATGTGCCTGCTGGGCGCGGCGTGGTTCCGGATGAAGCTGCCGGGCCTGCGCGCGCACGTGCGCCCCATCTACCAGCGCCTGGGCATCATCCCGGAGGTGGCCACGGGGATGGACATCGCGGCGGAGCGCACCGGCCCCCGCGAGAGCTGA